The nucleotide sequence GAATCTTGTGCACCAGACTATCCTTTTATTGATATGACATGCTTTTGCAGATGGGAGACGTGGCGAAGGACCTCACGGCGGGGACGGTGGGAGGGGCGGCGCAGCTAATATGCGGCCACCCCTTCGACACCATCAAGGTAAAGCTGCAGAGCCAGCCTACGCCAGTACCCGGTCAGTCTCCAAAGTATTCAGGTGCAATTGATGCTGTGAAGAAGACAGTAGCAGCTGAAGGTCCAAGAGGCTTGTACAAAGGTATGGGGGCCCCACTTGCAACCGTTGCAGCCTTCAATGCCGTGCTGTTTACGGTTAGAGGACAGATGGAAGCATTGGTCAGGACCCAACCTGGTGCTCCCCTCTCAGTTAGCCAGCAGTTTGTTTGCGGCGCCGGCGCCGGCGTTGCTGTTTCCTTCCTTGCTTGCCCCACTGAACTTGTCAAATGCAGGTTCTTCAATCTCATTTTCTCCGTTTGTAAGACTTAATTTTTAGGTGAATGCTATTCTATCATCTCTAAAAGAACATGTAAGTTACTCCTTTTCTGATGTGTCATATTTTAATTGGATGTTACTTTAATCTCATGAGAGTTAATAATATCTTTGGAAGACGGTGACGGCCTaacagaagaagaaaatgaaatatcCAATAAGACGGTGATACTTAGGAGGCACAATGACGATGACAAATGAGTAGGGAGGAGTAAACACAATTAGAGAGAGTTGGAGAAGGTAACTCAATTTAAAATAAACACCCAATTAAAATATGACACATCAAAAAAGATAACTTACATATTACTTTAGAGAGGGTAGGATACCATTCACCCGTCCATCCTACTTaactaacattttaaaatataTGTTCATCTGATAAGGCTGCAAGCACAAAGCGCACTTGCTGGGACCGGAACAGCGGCGGTGGCTGCCGTGAAGTACGGAGGACCAATGGACGTGGCGAGGCAAGTTCTAAGATCAGAAGGCGGCATGAGAGGGCTTTTCAAAGGTTTGATTCCGACCATGGGCCGCGAGATACCGGGAAACGCCATAATGTTTGGTGTCTATGAAGCAATCAAGCAAATGCTTGCAGGGGGCCCTGACACTTCCGGACTAGGCAGAGGATCTCTGATTCTAGCCGGCGGCGTGGCCGGAGCCTCCTTTTGGTTCTTGGTGTATCCAACCGACGTTGTTAAGAGTGTGATCCAAGTTGATGATTACAAGAACCCAAAGTTTTCTGGCTCCTTTGATGCTTTTAGAAAGATTCAAGCTTCCGAAGGTTTAAAAGGCCTTTATAAGGGTTTCGGCCCGGCCATGGCGCGAAGCGTTCCGGCCAACGCCGCCTGCTTCTTGGCATATGAGATGACAAGATCAGCTCTTGGATGATATTCAATTCTCatgtttcttgttctttaagttattAGCCAAACACAAGTTCATGTTCTCTTATTTGCTTTAACAAATTAAAGGAATCATTATTCTTTTAGAAGTAgtgacaaatattttttttagaataatttGATCTATTTGCAGTCTATTATGCATTACGAAtaaatctatttaaaaaaaaaaatgaacagTCCTATGATTCATGGAGTTCATCTCTCATCAATGTTAATTAAATAGATAGTATGTCACCATAAAAGGCAATTATAACTAGGTGAGTCTATGGTGGGCAGACCAAAACAGTGTCTATGGTGTATTTTGAaatggaaatgtttggtaactaaagaaaatcggccaaaaacagccataacttgccttatttaacattcattaattgttgcgataattaattaatgctaaataagacaagttctgactattttttttgtctacctaacatTTTGAAATTGGTTTCAAACTTTGCTTTGCTAGTAAAGGAATATCAAACAAAAGGATGAAAACTACTAATTAAGTTAGTGTCTCCCCTAATTTAATTTTACTGCCCCCAAAAATGAGTTTATCCTTATCAGCTTCTTATCGTTAAATGCTATATCAGTTTTGCAATttttatttaaccataaattatTGCAGAATttgtactttttaaaattaaaaaaaaaaaagtgagctaCAAAATAAGTTTCTAACATCATTGTtacattttaattataaaaaaatctaTTAAAATGGTTTGATTTTCACATATCTCTttacaaattaattttataattaatataagaaaATTTTGTACTAACacggattttttaggtttttcaattcaaattttaaagaacTATTTCgtttttttaaatttcataattaaaaaaatctatcaatctaatcctaaaataaataaaactccccttctttatgtttttttttctctctacatTGCCCTCTCCACCTTAGTTTTTAATTCATTTCTAAAAATCAGATTTATTCTTTGCTCAACCTATTTTTTGGACATTcaactattttttaaaataaatgtttttGTCCACTCACACTTTAGCCGGCCCATGTCGCAGCCATTTTTTTTAAGTCAAAATTCCTTCACTGCTCCTGCAATAAACCTCACAAACTTAAAGCGCTCAACACTAAGAGACCCTTTTGACGCGTGAATTTGGAtcgtttaaattttgaatttttattttagagagtaaagtatgatcttttatttttgaataattttttttttatgttttttttttgtcctacctataaaataaatgataaaatatcatattttaccctctaaaataaaattcaaaatttaaaagatttaaatCTTTAACGCATAGTTGATGCATTTATAGATAAAACGCACCACTTACCACATGTCAATATGTCATTAACCAGTCAAATATCAGTCATACTTAATCACCTAAAATTATGCCACCAGAAAACTCACCTTATAACTATGTATAAAAATGGTGTTCTTAACTGTGAGGGAGGTATTGTATGTCCTAAAAAGTGTAATTGAAACTAAAGATTAACTCTCTTCATTTATAACCACACAGAGACTGTACATCAAAGATTTAATCAGAACCAATTGAATATATTATCTTTAATATTAAAGAATAAAATTGGAGTGAGAACCTTTATGAATAATTTTGATGTGTGAAATTATAGATCCTACCATACACATCCTAAGGGTATTCTAGTTAGGGTTGATTGATTGTAATAATGTGTACATGCTTGTTAAGAAACTTTCGATCAAGAACAAATTAGAACTCATTAAAGATGATACATGATCAAAGAGAGTTTAGAGTAATATAATAATTGAGTTGTTTTTATATGACTTTAAAATTATCGTTTAATCGTAAAAATAATCACTCATGTAATTGTTAGATTAGACTTTATATATTACACGAGTATAACTCTTCTTCGAATTTTGTATTAACGCGAAATGCTTGTGAACGGAGAATATGTCTTACCTTTAAAGATGTTACTTGTGATCTATCATGAGTACTATATATAATAGGAAAATTTTCAAGTGTACCATCATACTGGTGTTTCACTGATTTTTAACCgttatcttaattataaaaaatatatataatatatataattaagatcaacggttaaaaattactGTAATACCGATACGACGGTACATTTGAAAACTTTTctatataatatatgtaaaagTAAAATNNNNNNNNNNNNNNNNNNNNNNNNNNNNNNNNNNNNNNNNNNNNNNNNNNNNNNNNNNNNNNNNNNNNNNNNNNNNNNNNNNNNNNNNNNNNNNNNNNNNNNNNNNNNNNNNNNNNNNNNNNNNNNNNNNNNNNNNNNNNNNNNNNNNNNNNNNNNNNNNNNNNNNNNNNNNNNNNNNNNNNNNNNNNNNNNNNNNNNNNNNNNNNNNNNNNNNNNNNNNNNNNNNNNNNNNNNNNNNNNNNNNNNNNNNNNNNNNNNNNNNNNNNNNNNNNNNNNNNNNNNNNNNNNNNNNNNNNNNNNNNNNNNNNNNNNNNNNNNNNNNNNNNNNNNNNNNNNNNNNNNNNNNNNNNNNNNNNNNNNNNNNNNNNNNNNNNNNNNNNNNNNNNNNNNNNNNNNNNNNNNNNNNNNNNNNNNNNNNNNNNNNNNNNNNNNNNNNNNNNNNNNNNNNNTTAGttcttaaagaaaaaaaatattaatttaatcttTTAAGATAGCAAACGATAAATACGTTATGTATCGTCATGTAgataacaaattttaaaataaaattatacctGTTTTAGTAGAATTTATGAAagataaaaaagtaaaaaatagttGATAAAAGTTATATGAAaatctaaaatataataaatatttcattatttaaaacTATATTGTTTCCATATTCGTATGGCAGCAATGGGATGTACACTACTGTAAATAACTAAATACATGGACAATTCAATTTCGTTTCATATTATCTATTGATGGAATGATATATATGTTCACTATTTACTATCATTAAAAACCTAATTAgtacttttctttcttcaagatagggatggcaaaattccccgagacgcggggatccctgcggggactgccccgaatggggatccgattgtggggaattttccccgcggggatggggatgggggacaaaatttccccgaagcaggcgcggggacccgagcggggatccctgccccgtccccgctattccccgaagtttatgaattccttgaattatccttaatagtttatttctcatatatgttttttagtcatttcttacacacacatatatatagaaacccaaaactcctaatctttatttgcataacctctcttcaattcagagatccctaaagctgtccatactccatccaacctctctgcagccaccccctcgtcacccttctcaccgcatcgtcacacctcaccgtgccatcattcttaccgcgtcgtaatttctatttgcggcgttccTTTAAGTAATTCTTCCGTCGTGTCTATTCTCCTCTCTGTTGTCGCGTCTCCCACCTTGTCCACTGCTTTTTTCTTTAGCTCGTCGTTGCGTCTCCCCATTGCGTTATTTCaaaagaagtcaccatcgtgttatttagactttttgtataaaatcttgcagtttttgtataagatagatacttgtagCTCTattaatatgaaaattaaaaatttgttagaactattatgtagatggggaatggggtcccCGCGGGGAATGGGGCTCCGtggggaatggggatggggagcaattTTCCCCCACGGCGGGGAatggggcggggatggggagtAAATCTAAGGGCGGGGATGGGGAGTAGGGAGGCATCTcccgcccccgccctgccccattgacatccctactTCAAGAGCTAATTAATCCGACGAAATTGAAATATTTAAAGATGTAATtgtcattcaattttttttttctttaggagAAAAAAAGCTCTGTCATATTCATTTACAAAACCAATCTATGATGAAATGTTTAGAAGTTATTGTAGTTAAAACTAATTGTGTTCTTTAAACTTTATAAGTATTCTTATCTTCAATAAAAACACTTCAACACTAGACACCATTTCATACAATACACAATTCTACAAAGTTTTGTCTccagtttcttttatttatatcccaagctcttaaaatttttttttttagacatACACACTCTCACACACACATTTTCACTCATACACACTAATTTAACTATAGCTGAAAATCGATCCTGGATGTGGCTAACTATGAGGCAAATAAATTTGCCACTCACACACTGCCTGAAGCTCTTAAGAGTTTAAGACACTTTTTGTTGTCACACATGACATGGACACATTATTTTTTCATAAGTATCATTTTGACCACTATACCCAATAATTTTTAGTATAGGTCTCAATTTCAAAGTTTTCATAACAAAATTATACGATAGAGTTTGTTTTGAGATACTGAGATGGAAATTAGGAGATTGAGATTcagtattatatttgttgattcaaagattggtactaaaatttttgtttctaaaatttcagtatttcaatacCTCTAAAAAATTAGGACATAGAAGACTGAAATTTGTAGAGAcggagactaaaattttaataacattttatatctaaaatatttctatttcaattaattaattccaactttatcttttgtgcaaattaaattagaacttcattcttatttcaatctATGTCTCTCATTCTACACTAAACACAATACTAAAACTtatttcactctctatctctcagtCTTTGTCTATCAGTCTCAGTTTTTCAGTTTCTATCTCTCTTCTAAATGCTAACTACATACATCTTAAAAAAATTTCACCTAAAAGAATTTATTCTCCAATAAGGaagttaataataatttatttcacCACCAATAACATTTTTAATACAGAACTTGTCCTTGATTCCTATCAATCACACTTTCTCCAATGGTCATGGAATTAGATGCTGAATACCCCTCTAAAATTTATGCTAGAATAATTTTAGTTACCTATGTACTCAAACAAATATTCAATATTATTATTCATGCATTTACCTACTAAAGTATATATAAATATGACTAGGAATGACAATTTTTCCTAGCAAGACGGATATTCGTGAAGATTTATTCGCCGAGAGATAGGTTTGGGGGCCAATTTCTTCTAGTGGAGGCGGAGAACGGGTATCCGTTTAGTAAACGGGGTAGGACGGGAGTAGAGATACCCACCTTGTGGATACCCGTTTAATACCCATAAATATCAATTTACCAAAATATCTCCGgtatatacatatatttttaaCAAACTCTATTCCAATTTCCCATTTCACTCACGCTCTTTGCCCGAGCCTTACTCTCAGATCCTTTCTTCATCACTGCCGCCACCTCCGTTGCTCACTTCCTAGACTCGTAGGCGAGCTCTTCCTCCTTCGGCGATGTCGCCTCAACTTTCCTCTTCCTTTTTCCCCTTTTCTTATCAAGTTCTGTCTTCCCTTTTCCCCTTTTCTCATCAAAGCTCCTCTTCGCACATCATCCCTCCTCCTTCTCGTTAGATCATCAGCGCCACAGATGTGCCCATCGTCGTCTCTGCCATAGATTTGTGCGTCGCTATCTGCGCATCGTCGATTTTCTATCGCCGTCTACTCCATCTCCGGGTCTGCTCCTCGCCACTGCTGACTGCAACTGCCTCGTCATCTACAGATTTgtgtgttttaatttttttttttaaatctattgTTAATCTGCATTGTTATGAAATCTGCATTATATAAATGATAGATCTGGGATTTTTTAAATTGTTCTTAAATCTGTATTGTTAATCTGCATTGTTATAAAATTTGTATTGTTTTTGAAATTTgagttctttaaattttttaattttttttaagaaagatCCGTGGAAATATCCGCGAAAAATGGATATCTAGCGGCTATCGGGTATCCATTACTCGTCGCGGATACAGGGCAGAGACGAGAGACTTTTTAGAACCATGGAACGGGAATATCTCCGTCCTCACCGAGATCCGTTGCCATCCCTAAATATGACATTAGAGCTTACAAACGTTAGAAAAAACTTAATGACATCAATAATGGactttgatgaaaatgatgaaaatTTTTTAGAATCAATCCAATAGTTGTTCAAGATAACCACTAATGATGAAACTTTGAAAGTTAACGATATTTCATCAAATCCAATTTGACCTTTACTGTGGGGCGGGGGGACCTCACCATCGTATTATATATAGCGTATGTATTTTTTAACCTTGATATCatagtttttgcatttttttttcaaattaatggtacgttttatttgtatttttattttttttaatttcataaaaaaa is from Arachis ipaensis cultivar K30076 chromosome B01, Araip1.1, whole genome shotgun sequence and encodes:
- the LOC107631308 gene encoding mitochondrial carnitine/acylcarnitine carrier-like protein isoform X1; this encodes MLLQMGDVAKDLTAGTVGGAAQLICGHPFDTIKVKLQSQPTPVPGQSPKYSGAIDAVKKTVAAEGPRGLYKGMGAPLATVAAFNAVLFTVRGQMEALVRTQPGAPLSVSQQFVCGAGAGVAVSFLACPTELVKCRLQAQSALAGTGTAAVAAVKYGGPMDVARQVLRSEGGMRGLFKGLIPTMGREIPGNAIMFGVYEAIKQMLAGGPDTSGLGRGSLILAGGVAGASFWFLVYPTDVVKSVIQVDDYKNPKFSGSFDAFRKIQASEGLKGLYKGFGPAMARSVPANAACFLAYEMTRSALG
- the LOC107631308 gene encoding mitochondrial carnitine/acylcarnitine carrier-like protein isoform X2; protein product: MGDVAKDLTAGTVGGAAQLICGHPFDTIKVKLQSQPTPVPGQSPKYSGAIDAVKKTVAAEGPRGLYKGMGAPLATVAAFNAVLFTVRGQMEALVRTQPGAPLSVSQQFVCGAGAGVAVSFLACPTELVKCRLQAQSALAGTGTAAVAAVKYGGPMDVARQVLRSEGGMRGLFKGLIPTMGREIPGNAIMFGVYEAIKQMLAGGPDTSGLGRGSLILAGGVAGASFWFLVYPTDVVKSVIQVDDYKNPKFSGSFDAFRKIQASEGLKGLYKGFGPAMARSVPANAACFLAYEMTRSALG